The DNA window CATTCATCCGGCCGGCACAGCGCCGCCTGGGCGTAGCGACGTACCGTGCAGACAATCCAATCCCAATGCAGGGCCAGGTGTACAATAACAAGGCCCATCATCACCAAACTCACCCATAGATGCAAGTCGTTCCACTCATGGCGGGTCAAGCTAAAAAGGGTGGCGTTGTAATAGGGGTTGCGCCCACCCCGGTAACCGCCGCCCGGTAGCACCAGCCAGGCCACCAAGCCCGATAGGCTGGCCACAAAGAAGAGTACGAACAGGGCGCTATCGAGCGAGAAATTGATCCGGGCCGGTCGGGCCAGTTTGCCAAAAAAGCGTTGCATCACGCACGTAATCCAGCGCCAATGGAAGATGAGATGGAGAGTCACCCCCAACAGCATCCCCACGCCAAACCAGTTGTGCAGCTCAACCCAGTCGCGGCGGGTCAGGCCAAAAAATATAGTCCAGCCATTGCCCTGCCCGCCAGGGATGACCAGCCACAGAAGCAGGCCGGTTACGGCCGTTACCAAGAAGGTGGCCAGGATGATGACATCCAGCCAAAAGTTGAATTTTGTTTTGCCAAGCATATCGTTTCCTCCAATTATCTAAATTTCTTTATCTATGCTAACACACGAGTATGGAGAAGTTATGGAGTAACAGCGAACATAGGATCAATAGGTGCGAATCAAAAAGGGCCTCTTTCCGAAATGTAGAATGAGGCCCTTTCTTTTAGTTACGGCTCAAGGGGTATGGTTAACAGTGGGTTACTTTCCACGGCCGCCACTGCCGCCGCTACCACCACTGCTGTTACCGCCGTTGTTGTTGCCATCGCCATTACCTGAATCAGGCGGCTGGGCCGGCGGGTTGGGATTGGGTTGCGGTTGTGGCTCTGGATTGGCCGGCTCAGGTTGGGGGTCGGGATCAGGCGTAGGCGCGAGATCCGGTGGTTGATTATTTTGATGTTGGTTTTGATGTTGATTCTGGTTCTGATCCCCTGCCGGCTCGCAGTCACCGGTACAACCGGGGTCGCCGTGCGGCCCGGCAGGTTGTTGGTCCGGCTGGCCCTGCTGATTCTGGTCGCCGGCGGGTTCGCAATCGCCCGTTTCACAGTCGCCGTGCGGGCCGGGTTCGTGGTCTGGGTCCTGGCCGTATTTGTGCTCGTCGCCTACAGGTTTGCAGTCACCCGTTTCGCAGTCGCCATGCGGCCCGGCGGGTATCTGGTCATGATCCTGGCCGTATTTGTACTCATCACCTACAGGTTCGCAATCACCGGTTTCGCAGTCGCCGTGCGGGCCGGGTTCGTGGTCCGGGTTCTGGCCGTATTTGTGTTCGTCGCTGGCGGGTTCGCAATTACCGGCAGGGCAGTCCCCGGCGGGCGGGTCTGTGGGTTGAGGCTCTGTGGTCGGCTGGGCCGGGGCAGTATCGGGCCGGTTAGGGCCGTAACGATGGCGAAAAGCCTGCGGTTCTGCCAGCCCTTGTTGAACTTGCTCCTGCGTGTGACTGAGCATCTGGTTGGCCTGGCCCAACGTTTGCTGCGCCGCCTGATTGGCCTGCGTTTGGGTTTGAGTTTGAGCCAGCGTTTGCTGTTGATCTTGTAACATCTGTTGAGTTTGGGCCAACAAGTCCTGCATATCCGTATCGGATTGTTGGGCAGCCAGATGGAGCGCCTGGTTGAGGTGCTGCTGCAAGTGGTTCAACGTAGATTCGGCGGGAATATCGCCCTGCTGGGCCATCTGCTCCATTTCCTGAAGCCGTTCTTGCGCCAAGTTCAAGTACAGATTTGCTTGAGTGATAGGATCGGTAGTTAAGGCCAGGCGAGTTTGTTCCATCGTCAACTTTAGAGGATATACGGGTGAGCCGGGCAAACTGTTAGAAGCATAAGCCGCAGTAGCGCCCACCGAGCCAAAAACGATACTGGAAATTAAAGCTGCTTTGATCAAAAGGGTACTCATTTGCCATTGTTCCTTTCGTTGATAGGTTGAGTTGGGAGAATTCCAGGGAAGGTAATGAACGATCCATGCTTTGAGACGACTCAGCGGCCCGGTAGATACGGGTTGTTGCTGCAAATTGATCACTTTGGCCAGAAAT is part of the Anaerolineae bacterium genome and encodes:
- a CDS encoding DUF4405 domain-containing protein — translated: MLGKTKFNFWLDVIILATFLVTAVTGLLLWLVIPGGQGNGWTIFFGLTRRDWVELHNWFGVGMLLGVTLHLIFHWRWITCVMQRFFGKLARPARINFSLDSALFVLFFVASLSGLVAWLVLPGGGYRGGRNPYYNATLFSLTRHEWNDLHLWVSLVMMGLVIVHLALHWDWIVCTVRRYAQAALCRPDECVLET